In Runella sp. SP2, the genomic window TTTTAGACCCTCTTGTAAACCTTGTTGTAAACCTTGTTCTAATCCTTCCTGCAAGCCTTCTAAATGCCCTACCGTTTTACCTCTAAGTTCACCTTCTGCGATTGCCGTATCAATCACATTCTTTAAATCTCGGTAATATTTTAGGCTGGCCTCGTATCCTGCCAACTCTGCTGCCGAAAACTTAGCGATTTCAGCTGCTTCAAATAGTTTAGTGAAAATTTTCTCTTGCAAAGCCACAGGGCGCTTTTCCAAATAAGGAAGATGCTTCAGTACATACAGCCATTTATCGTAAGCTGTTTCAAGCTCAGCCTCCGTTTTGGTGAAATGAGGCATTTCTAAATAGATAAACGTCAGTTTTTCGTAAAAAATACGGTTGTTTTGGTCTTTGAGCTTTACTTCGTGGCGGACTTCTTTTTTGTCGCTATCTTCCGTAAAAACAAAATCTAGTATCCCAACGGTATATATTTCGGCTAATTTAAAGTCCCAATCTCCGCGTTTTGCTTGTTCTTGAATCGGAAAAGACGCATAAAATACGCTTCGGTCTTTAAAATAATTTTGTTTCGCTTTTTGCATTTCTACAATAAAGCGTTCTCCGTTTGTCCCTACGCAATACAAATCAAAAATGGCCTTGCGGTCAAGTTCTTTTTGTCCAAGATGTTCGTTTTTAGCATACGACAAATCAGCGATTTTATGACGACTTGGCAGGACGACTTCGTTCAAAAAATCAATCAGCAAGTCCTTATTGGGTTCAGAACCAAAGAGTTTCTTGAAACCAAAGTCAGTGAAAGGGTTTACGTATTTATCTTCTAAGGCCATGAGTTACTAATTTTAAACAAAGTTACCCTTTTATAGATAAACTTTGACGATGAATTACTTTTGTATTAAGTCTAGCTTTTAGGTTTAGACGAAATCAACCACCCAAAGTATCAAGCTGTTACCTAGTTGGGTTATTAATCTTGAATCTTCCACGATTCGTCGCGAAAAATAACCTTTCATTGCGTCAAGGCTAACTTTTTAGACTGACTTTATGTTATAGTTCCAACTTTAATCTTCTCTAACATGGCATTATTTCAACTCAAAATCAACGGCAAAAACTACCCCGTCGATGTAGATGCCAATACGCCGCTTCTGTGGGTATTGCGCGATCACCTCGACTTAGTTGGCACTAAATACGGCTGCGGAATGGCCATGTGCGGTGCTTGTACCGTACACGTCAACGGCGATGCAACGCGCTCGTGTGTGCTTCCAATTTCGGCGGTTTCTGCTGCCAACATCACGACGATCGAGGGGCTTTCAGAAAAAGGTACGCATCCCGTCCAAGAAGCGTGGGATGAAGTGGATGTTCCGCAATGTGGGTATTGTCAAGCGGGTCAAATCATGACAGCTTCGGCTTTACTTTCTAAAAATCCCAACCCATCGGATAAAGACATTGAAGAAGCGATGGTCGGCAATATTTGTCGGTGCGGTACTTACCACCGTATCCATGATGCAGTAAAAGTGGCGGCAACCAAAATGAAAAAATAACCCTACGAACATGAGCACAAATCAATCCAGAAGAGATTTTTTTAAAACGACTGCCGCCGCAGGTGGTGGCTTGGTGTTGGGGTTTAGTTGGTTCTCCTCGGAGGCTTTTCAACCTCAAGTGGTAGGTACAGCCGCCGCTGACGCTATCGACTTCAATGCTTTTTTAGCTATTTCTCCCTCGGGAACTGTTACCATATTTTCTCCCAACCCCGAAATTGGTCAGGGTATTAAAACAGCGTTTCCTATCATCGTTGCTGAAGAACTCGATGCTGACTGGGAAAAGGTAAAAGTGGAACAATCTCCCCTTGATACCAAAAAATTTGAACGCCAATTGACGGGCGGAAGCGGTGCGATTCGCCACTCGTGGGAACGCCTCCGCAAAGCAGGCGCTACGGCCCGTGCGTTGCTTATCGAAGCAGCTGCCCAGCAGTGGGGCGTGCCTGCTAGCGAATGCAACGCCCAAAAAGGAATGGTGGTACACAGCTCGGGCAAGAAATTAGGCTACGGCGACCTTGCCGTTGCAGCCTCTAAATTACCCGTTCCGAAAGAAGTTAAATTAAAAGCCAATTCATCATTCAGCCTCATCGGAAGCCGCGTCAAAGGTGTTGACAATAAAGATATTTTGACGGGCAAAAACTTATTTGGAATTGATTACAAACGCCCAGGTATGCTCCACGCCCAGGTGCAGCGCCCACCTGCTTTTGGTCTTAAACTCAAGTCATTTGATGCCACCGAAGCTAAAAAGATGCCAGGGATTGTCAATGTCGTTTCGTTTGGAAACAAAGTGGCGATTGTGGGTAAAACCAACTGGGAAGTAATGCAAGCCCGCAAGGCGGTGAAAATTGAGTGGGAAAAAGAAAAAGACCTTGAAAGCTCTGCCGACCACGACCGTTTGTTCAAAGAAATGCTTAACGGCACCAACGTGACGGTACAACGCAAAGACGGCGATGTAGAGGCCGCGTTCAAGAATGCCCATAAAATCATTGAAGCAGAATACCAGTGCCCCTTTTTGCCACACTCTCCCATGGAACCGATGAACTTCTTTGCTCATTTCAAAGGAGATAGCATTGAGTTAGCGGGGCCTAGCCAAACGCCCGAAGCTGCGCAGAAACAAATCGCCAAAATGCTCAACATTGCCCCTGAAAAAGTAACGTTGGAGCTTACGCGCATGGGAGGTGGTTTTGGACGCCGTCTTAATACCGATTATGCCGTAGAAGCTGCCGAACTGTCGAGCATCATCAAAGCACCTGTTAAAGTAACTTGGACGCGCGAAGACGACATGACAGGCGGTATTTATCGCCCTGCGGTTCGTTATCGTTTCAAGGCTTCCATCGACAAAGCGGGAAATATGACGGGCTTCATGCTCCACGGAGCAGGTTTAAACGCAGGTAACTCTACCCGCCAAGATAACTTCCCAGCAGGAGCGGTTGACAACTTATTGATTCAATCTTCTGATTATAAATCTCCGATTACGACAGGCCCTTGGAGAGCCCCCATCACCAACTTCTTGGCCTATGCCGAACAAGCCTTTTTGGATGAAGTAGCAATGGCTGCGGGCAAAGACCCTGTGCAGTTCCGCCTTGAGCTGTTGGACAAAGTACAAAAAGCGCCCGTTGGAAAAATCACGTACGAAGTCAATCGTTTCCGTGAAGTGATTAAACTCGCGGCCGAAAAATCGGGCTGGGGCAAGAAGAAAAAAGGAGTCTCTCAAGGCTTTAGCGTTTATTTTTCTCACGCCTCGTACGTAGCGCAGGTAGCCGAAATGACGATGGTTAAAGGAAAGCCCGTTTTGAAGAAAGTATATGCGGCGGTTGACTGCGGAATTGTTATCAACGAAAGTAGCGCCAAAAACCAAATTTACGGTGCAATCGTCGATGGAATTGGCCACGCCATGTACGGCAACTTGACATTTAAGGACGGTGCTCCACAGCAAGAAAATTTCAACAAGTACCGCCTCATTCGATACAATGAAGTGCCCGAAATTGAGGCACATTTTGTGAATAACGGTATCGACCCAACAGGTTTGGGCGAGCCTGCCCTTCCGCCAACGGGAGGTGCATTGGCCAATGCGATTTTTAAAACCACAGGAAAACGCCTCTACAATCAGCCATTTGCCGACCAAGATGGGCCACTCGGTTAGGGTTTGCGGATAGTTACTTGTCAAACCAACTTTTAAGCCTATTTTTGCGTTCGTTTTCAGGGAGGTTGTTTGCTTTCCCAGCAACAATCTCCCCACAATTCGAACATCCAACTACTCAAAATTAGAAGAAATGGCTTCACAGTACGATGTAATAATTATCGGCAGCGGGCCTGGTGGCTACGTAGCTGCTATCCGTGCCTCACAATTGGGCTTGAAAACAGCCATCGTTGAAAAAGAACACCTCGGTGGAATTTGCTTAAACTGGGGTTGTATTCCCACCAAAGCGTTGCTTAAAAGTGCTCAAGTTTTTCAGTACATCAACCACGCCAAAGATTACGGTATCACGGTAGGTAGCGCAGAAGCTGATTTCGGTGCTGTCATTAAGCGTAGCCGCGACGTTGCCAATGGAATGAGCAAAGGGGTAAATTTCTTGATGAAGAAAAATAAAATCGACATCATCGATGGCCTCGGGCGCGTTAAACCTGGCAAAAAAGTAGAAGTTGAAAAAGACGGTAAAAAAACTGAATATATTGCCAACCACATCATCGTCGCTACTGGCGGCCGTGCTCGCCAACTTCCTAACGTCCCTATCGACGGTCAGAAAGTAATCGAGTACCGCAAAGCAATGTCGCTCGAAAAACAACCTAAATCGTTGTTGGTGATTGGTTCAGGAGCAATTGGCGTTGAGTTTGCGTACGTTTACGCAAGCATGGGCACCAAAGTAACCATCGTAGAGTTTATGCCAAACATCGTTCCTGTAGAGGACGAAGAAATCTCGAAAGAGTTGGCAAAACAATACAAAAAACTAGGCGTTGAAATCTATACCAACTCAAGCGTTGAGAAAGTAGATACCAGCGGCGCAGGTTGCGTTTCGACCGTAAAAACTCCTTCTGGCGAAATCAAAATTGAGACTGACGTGGTACTTTCAGCGGCGGGTGTGGTTGCCAATATTGAAAACATCGGTTTGGAAGAAACAGGTATTAAGTTGGAACGTGGCAAAATCGTTACGGACGACTATTACCAAACCAACGTTCCTGGCTACTACGCCATCGGTGACGTTACTAAAGGCCAAGCCTTGGCGCACGTTGCTTCAGCGGAAGGTATTATTTGTGTGGAGAAAATCGCAGGAGAGCATCCGCACCCACTCAATTACAACAACATTCCTGGCTGTACGTATTGCTCACCCGAAATCGCCTCGGTAGGTTATACCGAAAAAGCGGCCAAAGAAGCAGGCTACGAAATCAAAGTAGGTAAGTTTCCTTTCTCAGCCTCAGGTAAAGCAAAAGCTGCAGGCGCTCCCGAAGGATTTGTGAAAGTGATTTTCGACGCGAAATACGGCGAATGGCTTGGCGCGCACATGATTGGAACCAACGTAACCGAAATGATTGCCGAAGTAGTGGTAGCTCGTAACCTCGAAACGACAGGTCACGAAATCGTTAAATCGGTACACCCTCACCCAACCATGTCTGAGGCCATCATGGAAGCGGCTGCCGCAGCCTATGGCGAAGTGATTCACTTGTAAGATAGACATTGCTGGTAGAGTACCTAACTGCCTTTGAAAAAAGCCCTTAGCTCGTTTGGTTAAGGGCTTTTTTCGTTCTTATTTTGCAATAATTAAACCACTCATCCGTTTTGGATTGCGAATTAACACCGCAATCACCACCTTCGCGTCAAATCTCACATAGCCATGACTCGTCTCTTATCCTACTTCATTGTATTCGCTACAAGTGCATTCTTTTTTGCCTGTTCTACCGAAAACGAAAAAAAAACCGTTACCGAAGGCCCCGTTTATACCTTGGTTTTTATGGACAAAACCCAAAGTGTGAACGTTAACAAAGCTTTTGTTACGCAAAAATACCAGCAGATTCTAACTGATTTGGTCGAACAAAACATTCACCAAAAAGGTGATAAACTGGAAGTCTATTTTATTCACGAAAATACCCAAAAAGCCCGTGCTTTGTCGCTCACTTGCCGCACCCAGGTGGATGATGTCAGTCACATGAATGCTACTGACCGTGAAGCGGCCGAAACCACTGCCGACCTTGGCATTCAGCGGGAGCGCATGATTTTCTTGAAACAATTGTTGACAAAACTTAATGTGCAGAATGTAGGAGCGTCGCAGCGCCAAACCGACATTTGGGCGAGTTTGCCCGTTATTACCAAAGCGGCTGAAACGGGTGCTGAGGTACGGGTATATTACCTAAGTGATATGATTGAAAGCATGAAAGGCACCAATCGCCGCGATTTTCACTCTAACCCTCCCAAGGACAATGCGCAAGCGGATGAATGGGCCAAGGCCGACGCCAAACAAATGCAGCAGTATGCCTTGAGTGCGTCTTCTATCAAAATTGCGTTGCCGTTTGAGCCCACAAGCAGTACGAAAGAAAACAACCCTACGGTGACGCAGTATTGGTCAACCCTCCTTCAAGAGTTGGGAGCGGGTTCGGTAGAAGAATTGTAGTGGCTAGCCAAAAAGCTTGCGCCACCCCCATAACAACAACACAAGCAGCAACGCAAAAATGACCAGCACGTACTCAAATTTGAGGTACGAGAAAACC contains:
- a CDS encoding Rpn family recombination-promoting nuclease/putative transposase, producing the protein MALEDKYVNPFTDFGFKKLFGSEPNKDLLIDFLNEVVLPSRHKIADLSYAKNEHLGQKELDRKAIFDLYCVGTNGERFIVEMQKAKQNYFKDRSVFYASFPIQEQAKRGDWDFKLAEIYTVGILDFVFTEDSDKKEVRHEVKLKDQNNRIFYEKLTFIYLEMPHFTKTEAELETAYDKWLYVLKHLPYLEKRPVALQEKIFTKLFEAAEIAKFSAAELAGYEASLKYYRDLKNVIDTAIAEGELRGKTVGHLEGLQEGLEQGLQQGLQEGLKQGIEKGIEQGIERGIEKGIEQGIERGIEKGIEQGMIESKKLIARSALAENMPIEIIMRLTGLSQEEIEALR
- a CDS encoding (2Fe-2S)-binding protein produces the protein MALFQLKINGKNYPVDVDANTPLLWVLRDHLDLVGTKYGCGMAMCGACTVHVNGDATRSCVLPISAVSAANITTIEGLSEKGTHPVQEAWDEVDVPQCGYCQAGQIMTASALLSKNPNPSDKDIEEAMVGNICRCGTYHRIHDAVKVAATKMKK
- a CDS encoding xanthine dehydrogenase family protein molybdopterin-binding subunit; protein product: MSTNQSRRDFFKTTAAAGGGLVLGFSWFSSEAFQPQVVGTAAADAIDFNAFLAISPSGTVTIFSPNPEIGQGIKTAFPIIVAEELDADWEKVKVEQSPLDTKKFERQLTGGSGAIRHSWERLRKAGATARALLIEAAAQQWGVPASECNAQKGMVVHSSGKKLGYGDLAVAASKLPVPKEVKLKANSSFSLIGSRVKGVDNKDILTGKNLFGIDYKRPGMLHAQVQRPPAFGLKLKSFDATEAKKMPGIVNVVSFGNKVAIVGKTNWEVMQARKAVKIEWEKEKDLESSADHDRLFKEMLNGTNVTVQRKDGDVEAAFKNAHKIIEAEYQCPFLPHSPMEPMNFFAHFKGDSIELAGPSQTPEAAQKQIAKMLNIAPEKVTLELTRMGGGFGRRLNTDYAVEAAELSSIIKAPVKVTWTREDDMTGGIYRPAVRYRFKASIDKAGNMTGFMLHGAGLNAGNSTRQDNFPAGAVDNLLIQSSDYKSPITTGPWRAPITNFLAYAEQAFLDEVAMAAGKDPVQFRLELLDKVQKAPVGKITYEVNRFREVIKLAAEKSGWGKKKKGVSQGFSVYFSHASYVAQVAEMTMVKGKPVLKKVYAAVDCGIVINESSAKNQIYGAIVDGIGHAMYGNLTFKDGAPQQENFNKYRLIRYNEVPEIEAHFVNNGIDPTGLGEPALPPTGGALANAIFKTTGKRLYNQPFADQDGPLG
- the lpdA gene encoding dihydrolipoyl dehydrogenase, translated to MASQYDVIIIGSGPGGYVAAIRASQLGLKTAIVEKEHLGGICLNWGCIPTKALLKSAQVFQYINHAKDYGITVGSAEADFGAVIKRSRDVANGMSKGVNFLMKKNKIDIIDGLGRVKPGKKVEVEKDGKKTEYIANHIIVATGGRARQLPNVPIDGQKVIEYRKAMSLEKQPKSLLVIGSGAIGVEFAYVYASMGTKVTIVEFMPNIVPVEDEEISKELAKQYKKLGVEIYTNSSVEKVDTSGAGCVSTVKTPSGEIKIETDVVLSAAGVVANIENIGLEETGIKLERGKIVTDDYYQTNVPGYYAIGDVTKGQALAHVASAEGIICVEKIAGEHPHPLNYNNIPGCTYCSPEIASVGYTEKAAKEAGYEIKVGKFPFSASGKAKAAGAPEGFVKVIFDAKYGEWLGAHMIGTNVTEMIAEVVVARNLETTGHEIVKSVHPHPTMSEAIMEAAAAAYGEVIHL